ATATTGAAGATATTAAAGCAGCTGTATCAGAAGCTTGTACATATTTAATCAAACAGTATCAATTAGACAGAGATGGGCAAAGTACTTTCAAAATTCAATTTATGATTAAAGAGGAAGGTCTGGAGATTCAGTTAACCACCCGCAGATTCAAAAAAAGTTCCGGACAAGAGGAAGACGGCTTAGGCATCCTGATGATCGAAGCATTAATGGATTTCATTTCTATCTCTAATAAAGATGATGATACCCATATAGTAATGTTGAAAAAATTAAAATAAATGCATATGTTCTTAAAAGTGGTTATATATACCACTTTTTTATTTTTCTAAAAATTTTTGATTCAAAAAAGGTATAATATTCCTTTGCGCAGAATTAATATATATATAATAATACATGTCTTTTATGAAGCTTTGCCATGTAAGATCAATAGGGATGAAGGTGGTTTTATGAAAGCTCAACTCTTCAAAAAGACCTTTCCAAGTGAACTCAAATGTATTAGAACAGTCATAGAAGAAATTATGGACTATTTATGCTGTTCCTTTCCTTCTTTATCCTCAGAGGATTATTTTGATTGCAAATTAATTTATAATGAGCTCTTAATCAATGCCGTAATTCACGGAAATGAAAACGATAAAAGCAAATTTGTATCTGTAACGATTGAAATTATAGGGGATGATAGTATATACTCTACTATTACAGATGAAGGAAATGGCTTTGACTATAATCGTATATTAAAAGAAATAGAAAAAACAGACCGGCTTTTCTTAGAAAGCGGTCGAGGCATTCAGCTGGTACAATCATTAACCAATGAACTTCATTATGAACCTTCAGGAAAACGAATAAGCTTTTACAAAAGGATGAGCAAAAATGGACAAAATCTTAGTTGTAGATGATATCGAGCAAAATGTAGAATTGATCAGCCGATATTTAATCAATGCAGGATATGATGTCATCACAGCCAATAGTGGCTCTATGGCAATCAAAAAAGCAAAACTGCTTCAGCCTGATTTGATTATATTAGATATTATGATGCCTAATATAAGCGGTTATGACGTTTGCAAAATCTTAAAAAGCAATGAAGACACAAAATATATTTCCATATTGGTTATAACGGCTCTGGATTCAAAAGATACGAAAGTAAGAGCCTTTGAAGCAGGTGCAGATGATTTTATTACCAAATCCTTTGATAAAATGACCCTGCTTTCAAAGGTAAAATCTCTTCTTCGTATCAAACATTTAAGCGATCAGTTAAAAAAGCAATATGCCGAACTTCAGGAAAAAAATAACATCATGGATTATCAGCTTAAAATGGCAAAGCAAATTCAGCAGTCCTTAATTCAGGAGGCCAACTTCTCAGTGAATGACGTAAAATTTACGAGCCGCTATATACCAGCCTTAGATGTGGGAGGAGATGTATACGACATCATCAAGTTAAATGAAGATTCTGTCGGGGTATTTATTGCCGATGTTTCAGGCCATGGAATCTCAGCTGCTCTTCTTACATCTATGGTAAAAATGTTATTCAGAAATCTGGTAGCTGCCTGTCCTGAACCAGATAAACTCCTGTCTCAAATGAATCGAGAATTTATTAATGTATTTGCCAATAAAATCACTGATGTATATGCCTCAGCCTTTTATGCAAAAATAGATACCAAAAATAGGATCATACATTATTCCAATGCAGGACAAGCGCTACCTCTGTTTGTCCGATCCTGCGATGACACAGTAGAAGAACTCAGTATCAACGGTCTTCCCATTGGTCTTATGGAAGATTCTTCCTATGATTTAAAATCCACTGTATTTGAAAAAGGAGATGTCATTTTATTTTATACGGATGGCTTATGTGATTCCCTTTACAAAGATAATCCGGAAGAATTTATTCAAAAATTAAAAGAACTGTTGCTGGACTACAAAAACCAGCCCTCAGAAGAAATCATAGAATCTATTTTAAATCAGTTTTATTATCTCGATGATTCATCAAAATATGAAACCGATGATGTAAGCATTATTATATGCAAAATATAAGGAGTTGAAAGCTTTACTTTCAACTCCTCTTATATTTCCTGGATCTTTAAATATAATAAAATTTCCGATCCTTTTCCTTGATGATCCATGATCTCATAAGCATTCACAATCACTGGAAGGGAATTGTTTTCTTTATCCCTGATATTCCACTTCCATTCCCCGAGACTACCTCTTCTCATCATATCTTTTAGACTTTTATCCACCATTTCCGGATCATCAAAATAATCGGCAAAATATTTTCCTTTCATTTCTTCCCTGGTAAATCCCAATAAAGAAGATATTAGTTCGTTGCTCTGTATAATGATTCCTTCCCTGTCGATGAGCAGAAGGGCCCTCGTACTGCTCTCCAAAAGTTTCTGATTAAAGTTCTTTTCATAGATTAAGGCCTGCTCCATGTTTTTCATCGCAGTAATGTCTTTAGTGATATTGGTAAATCCGATGAGCTCATTATTTTTATTATACATTGGAGTAATAAGGACCTCGGCAAAATAGTTTTCTCCGTTTTTCTTGGTCCTCCATCCATATTCAACATATTCCCCTTCTGTTTTGGCGATTTCCAGCTCCTTTTCCACTTTTCCTGATTTTACATCTTCGTCCTTATAAAGGGTTGATATATGATTGCCTATGATTTCCTCTGCTTTATAGCCTTCCAATAATTCTGCTCCTTTATTCCAGGTAGTAATAAAACCGTCCTTATCCATAGATACGATGGCATAATCTTTTATACTGTTTATAATATTGTTTAAGAAATCTGTTCTTTCTTTTACCTTTTCTTCTAATTCATCATTCATATTTTGAATCAGCTGATTTTGAAACTGCAGCTCTTTTGAAAGTCTTTCCGTTCTTTCATAAATCATCGCATTGGAAACAGACATTCCTAGATAATAGCGAATAGACTTTATGACCTCTATCTGCTCTTCCTGATAATCTGTAATACTGGCCAATACCAATATTCCTACCAGCTCATGCTGAGTTGAAATAGGAACGACCATCAGGGACTTAGGCTTAATCTTTCCTAAAAATGTCCGGGTACAATATGCCGTATCCTCAGGAATATCGGAGATAATTTGAATTTCATTGCTTTGTGCCGCCTGCCCGATAAACCCTTCTCCAATAGAAATATCAAACTCCTTATACACATTCTTAGAAAATCCAAAAGAAGCCTTGATCTCCAACTTATTCGTAACAGAGCTGGCAATATAAAACGCTCCCCAGTTGCTTCTTGTTGCATCAATCACTTTGGGAAGAAGATCTTCTAAAAGCTTTTCCAGTTGAATATTCACTGCCAAGGCATTAATGATATTAAATGTCTTAACTTTAATCCTGTTTTGACGTTTTAAATGTCCTCTTAAAGATTCCAGAGCATTATACACCTTCTCGAATGCCTTAGAAGGCGCGAAATCA
This is a stretch of genomic DNA from Defluviitalea raffinosedens. It encodes these proteins:
- a CDS encoding PAS domain S-box protein; the protein is MKEHPKFEFIIHSVLLVIGVLLGVVLFYIHTYISDGIAILMIIGDVFLVLAFSFISWWKYKKNVYGQIDALMKNIESISKGEEADFAPSKAFEKVYNALESLRGHLKRQNRIKVKTFNIINALAVNIQLEKLLEDLLPKVIDATRSNWGAFYIASSVTNKLEIKASFGFSKNVYKEFDISIGEGFIGQAAQSNEIQIISDIPEDTAYCTRTFLGKIKPKSLMVVPISTQHELVGILVLASITDYQEEQIEVIKSIRYYLGMSVSNAMIYERTERLSKELQFQNQLIQNMNDELEEKVKERTDFLNNIINSIKDYAIVSMDKDGFITTWNKGAELLEGYKAEEIIGNHISTLYKDEDVKSGKVEKELEIAKTEGEYVEYGWRTKKNGENYFAEVLITPMYNKNNELIGFTNITKDITAMKNMEQALIYEKNFNQKLLESSTRALLLIDREGIIIQSNELISSLLGFTREEMKGKYFADYFDDPEMVDKSLKDMMRRGSLGEWKWNIRDKENNSLPVIVNAYEIMDHQGKGSEILLYLKIQEI
- a CDS encoding PP2C family protein-serine/threonine phosphatase; this translates as MDKILVVDDIEQNVELISRYLINAGYDVITANSGSMAIKKAKLLQPDLIILDIMMPNISGYDVCKILKSNEDTKYISILVITALDSKDTKVRAFEAGADDFITKSFDKMTLLSKVKSLLRIKHLSDQLKKQYAELQEKNNIMDYQLKMAKQIQQSLIQEANFSVNDVKFTSRYIPALDVGGDVYDIIKLNEDSVGVFIADVSGHGISAALLTSMVKMLFRNLVAACPEPDKLLSQMNREFINVFANKITDVYASAFYAKIDTKNRIIHYSNAGQALPLFVRSCDDTVEELSINGLPIGLMEDSSYDLKSTVFEKGDVILFYTDGLCDSLYKDNPEEFIQKLKELLLDYKNQPSEEIIESILNQFYYLDDSSKYETDDVSIIICKI
- a CDS encoding ATP-binding protein, with the translated sequence MKAQLFKKTFPSELKCIRTVIEEIMDYLCCSFPSLSSEDYFDCKLIYNELLINAVIHGNENDKSKFVSVTIEIIGDDSIYSTITDEGNGFDYNRILKEIEKTDRLFLESGRGIQLVQSLTNELHYEPSGKRISFYKRMSKNGQNLSCR
- a CDS encoding ATP-binding protein — encoded protein: MNNPKNPSANQDVIELGLPLNPAYVSAARLTASSIANRMGFDIEDIEDIKAAVSEACTYLIKQYQLDRDGQSTFKIQFMIKEEGLEIQLTTRRFKKSSGQEEDGLGILMIEALMDFISISNKDDDTHIVMLKKLK